One genomic region from Nitrospirota bacterium encodes:
- a CDS encoding pyridoxine 5'-phosphate synthase produces the protein MLLGVNIDHVATVRNARGGCEPDPVLAVPLAIRGGADGITVHLREDRRHIQDRDLKEIRKMVRNVEFNLEMAATDEMTGIAMKIKPGMVTLVPEKRQELTTEGGLNFKTSGKKIKKAVDLLQGRGIPVSLFINPSIADIEASKKIGARMVEIHTGLYSNARGSKQAKELSRVKKAVKKALGIGLLVNAGHGLNYTNVGGIASIKGIRGLYIGHSIISRAVFVGIERAVREMKEAVG, from the coding sequence ATGCTTCTCGGCGTTAATATTGACCATGTGGCGACTGTAAGAAACGCAAGGGGGGGGTGCGAGCCTGACCCTGTGTTGGCTGTGCCGCTTGCAATAAGGGGCGGTGCGGACGGAATCACCGTTCATTTACGAGAAGACAGAAGACACATACAGGACAGGGATTTAAAAGAAATAAGGAAGATGGTGAGGAATGTTGAGTTCAATCTTGAAATGGCGGCAACAGATGAGATGACAGGAATTGCCATGAAAATAAAACCCGGCATGGTTACTCTTGTTCCTGAAAAAAGGCAGGAGCTTACAACAGAGGGCGGGCTTAATTTTAAAACGAGCGGAAAGAAGATTAAAAAGGCGGTTGATTTATTGCAGGGCAGGGGCATACCGGTGAGCCTTTTTATAAATCCATCAATTGCAGATATTGAGGCGTCAAAAAAAATAGGCGCGCGGATGGTTGAGATTCACACAGGGCTTTATTCAAACGCAAGAGGCAGTAAACAGGCGAAAGAATTAAGCAGGGTAAAAAAGGCGGTAAAAAAAGCCCTTGGGATTGGTTTGCTGGTTAATGCAGGACACGGGCTGAATTATACGAATGTGGGGGGAATTGCGTCCATTAAGGGGATAAGAGGGCTTTATATCGGACACAGCATCATCTCAAGGGCAGTCTTCGTGGGAATAGAAAGGGCAGTGAGAGAAATGAAAGAGGCGGTGGGATGA
- a CDS encoding ATP-binding cassette domain-containing protein, translated as MEILKLQNVKKHFPLKGGNILKAVDDVSFSVKEGQVFGLVGESGCGKSTLAKLILRLLMPDRGKIFFDDMDVVEARGETLSKIRKGLQIIFQDPFASLNPRKRVVDAVGEALIVNKIAPRSEIKNRVVELLKKVGLNGETLYRYPHELSGGQRQRVCIARALSVNPRLIVADEPLSALDVSIQAQIINLLEDLRRGDGRGSELSYVFISHNLQVIEHLSDLAAVMYLGKIVESSPTNELFKKPLHPYTEALLSAVPKPDVDKKSSRIILEGDVPSPVHIPPGCPFHPRCHRRFKPCGKEIPVLKEISNGRWVSCHLF; from the coding sequence ATGGAAATACTTAAACTACAAAACGTAAAAAAACACTTTCCCCTTAAGGGTGGAAACATTCTTAAGGCAGTTGATGACGTCAGCTTTTCAGTTAAGGAAGGACAGGTCTTCGGGCTTGTGGGAGAAAGCGGCTGCGGCAAGTCAACACTTGCAAAATTAATTCTGAGACTGCTCATGCCTGACAGAGGGAAGATTTTTTTTGATGATATGGACGTTGTGGAAGCCCGCGGCGAGACGCTTTCAAAGATCAGAAAAGGGCTTCAGATTATATTTCAGGACCCTTTTGCATCGCTTAATCCGCGCAAACGCGTCGTGGATGCAGTCGGCGAGGCGCTGATAGTAAATAAAATTGCGCCGAGAAGCGAGATAAAGAACAGGGTTGTGGAACTGCTCAAAAAGGTCGGACTCAACGGAGAGACCCTTTACAGGTATCCGCATGAACTAAGCGGCGGGCAGAGGCAGAGGGTCTGCATAGCAAGGGCGCTTTCTGTAAATCCCAGACTTATAGTTGCAGACGAACCCCTTTCAGCGCTTGATGTATCCATTCAGGCGCAGATAATCAATCTGCTTGAGGATTTAAGGCGGGGCGACGGTAGGGGGTCTGAACTTTCATATGTTTTCATAAGCCATAATCTTCAGGTAATTGAGCACCTCAGCGATTTAGCGGCTGTGATGTATCTCGGTAAAATAGTGGAGTCGTCACCGACGAATGAGCTTTTTAAAAAACCGCTTCATCCTTATACCGAGGCGCTTTTATCTGCTGTGCCAAAGCCTGATGTTGATAAAAAAAGTTCAAGGATAATCCTTGAAGGCGATGTGCCGAGTCCTGTGCATATTCCGCCGGGATGCCCTTTTCATCCCCGGTGCCACAGGAGATTTAAACCGTGCGGCAAAGAGATTCCTGTTTTAAAAGAGATAAGCAATGGGAGATGGGTTTCGTGCCATCTGTTTTAA
- a CDS encoding ABC transporter ATP-binding protein, whose translation MPRPLLSVEDLSVSFTTENKLRREITAVEGVSFNVMEEEVVGVVGESGCGKTLTALSVMRLLPANTSFSGRVFFQGGDIFSKKESELRDLRGRYISMVFQEPMTSLNPVLTSGYQIAEVLTAHKNMGKKEAMNEAVELLKAVKIPSPETRVKEYPHQMSGGMRQRVMIAMAIACKPSLVIADEPTTALDVTIQAQILELLDNLRKDSRMSLLLITHDLGVIAEWAKKVEIMYAGRIVEEAPVREIFLNPKHPYTIGLLKSLPKKKGEKLTPIPGQVPRLSELPAGCKFSPRCRYAIKECNLKEPELAAVNDKGGFSGHLSRCIRANEL comes from the coding sequence ATGCCCCGGCCTCTCCTTTCAGTTGAAGACCTGAGCGTTTCATTCACAACTGAAAATAAATTACGGCGGGAAATCACTGCGGTAGAGGGCGTAAGCTTTAACGTCATGGAGGAAGAGGTTGTAGGCGTTGTCGGTGAGAGCGGGTGCGGCAAGACGCTGACTGCGCTTTCAGTAATGAGGCTTTTGCCGGCAAATACTTCTTTTTCCGGGAGGGTCTTTTTTCAGGGCGGAGATATTTTCAGCAAAAAAGAGTCTGAACTAAGGGACCTCAGGGGCAGATATATTTCCATGGTTTTTCAGGAGCCGATGACTTCTTTGAATCCTGTATTGACTTCCGGCTACCAGATAGCCGAGGTTTTGACGGCGCATAAAAACATGGGCAAAAAAGAAGCCATGAATGAGGCGGTTGAACTGCTCAAGGCGGTGAAGATTCCTTCGCCTGAGACAAGGGTTAAGGAGTATCCGCATCAGATGAGCGGCGGGATGAGGCAGAGGGTCATGATTGCAATGGCAATTGCGTGCAAGCCGTCTCTTGTCATTGCAGATGAGCCGACGACAGCGCTTGATGTCACGATTCAGGCGCAGATACTTGAACTGCTGGATAATTTAAGAAAGGACAGCAGGATGTCATTGTTACTCATAACCCATGACCTCGGAGTTATCGCCGAATGGGCAAAAAAGGTTGAAATAATGTATGCGGGCAGGATAGTTGAAGAGGCCCCTGTCAGGGAGATATTTCTTAATCCGAAACATCCCTACACAATAGGACTTCTTAAATCGCTTCCAAAGAAAAAGGGTGAAAAGCTTACACCGATACCCGGACAGGTGCCGAGACTAAGCGAACTTCCGGCAGGATGTAAATTCTCTCCAAGGTGCCGCTATGCAATTAAAGAATGTAATTTGAAGGAGCCGGAGCTTGCTGCAGTAAATGATAAGGGGGGATTTTCAGGACACCTCAGCCGGTGCATAAGGGCAAATGAATTATGA
- a CDS encoding general secretion pathway protein GspB codes for MSFILDALKKLEHKRHRSSLPGLLTVHDFTSEKPVKRFPLAYFLAAVLLVNAAVMLVWLHPWRSDNQHVAKQAIDSQSYEAPLVRTGGEISEKQTPALPQRDAGIKSALTPPPAARQADVIPQAPPAKPIAVGTKKIPEALPLPPAEPKINSIPAQGETIYDKNELPASVQQGLPDILIAGHIYSNNPSSRMVNINGKILREGQSIAGGLRLEDITEYGVVLNYQGYRFRMRGY; via the coding sequence ATGTCATTTATACTTGATGCATTAAAAAAGCTGGAACACAAGCGCCACCGCAGCTCTTTGCCGGGGCTGCTTACAGTCCATGATTTTACTTCAGAGAAACCGGTTAAACGTTTCCCCCTGGCTTATTTTCTTGCGGCGGTTTTACTGGTGAATGCCGCTGTAATGCTTGTGTGGCTGCATCCGTGGAGGTCTGACAATCAGCATGTTGCTAAGCAGGCGATAGATTCTCAAAGCTATGAGGCGCCTTTGGTCAGGACAGGCGGAGAGATTTCTGAAAAACAGACGCCGGCCTTGCCTCAGCGTGACGCCGGAATTAAGTCTGCCTTAACTCCTCCTCCCGCGGCAAGGCAGGCAGATGTTATTCCGCAGGCTCCTCCGGCGAAGCCCATTGCAGTTGGAACTAAAAAAATTCCTGAAGCGCTGCCGTTACCGCCTGCAGAACCCAAGATAAACTCCATACCCGCTCAGGGAGAAACAATTTATGATAAAAACGAACTCCCTGCCTCGGTCCAGCAGGGACTGCCTGATATTTTGATTGCAGGACATATATATTCCAATAATCCATCGTCGCGCATGGTCAACATTAACGGAAAGATTTTGCGTGAGGGTCAATCTATAGCCGGCGGGCTGAGGCTTGAAGATATTACTGAATACGGGGTTGTCTTAAATTATCAGGGCTACCGCTTTCGCATGAGGGGATATTAG
- a CDS encoding AAA family ATPase encodes MYKEYFGLAEMPFSIAPDPRYIYMSAQHREALAHLVYGFNGDGGFVLLTGEIGTGKTTICRCLLEQIPKNSAIAFIVNPKLTAVELLATVCDEFGIKYPEGNTSVKVFTDLINTFLLDAHARVHKALLIIDEAQNLSTDVLEQLRLLTNLETNKFKLLQIILLGQPELRDKLSRPELQQLAQRIIARYHLGPLSKKDIAAYVAHRLSVAGVRREIFSFRIMHSIYRLSRGVPRLINVLCDRALLGTYVQGKNDVDKPTIKTAAREVFGEAEYKGYRKKISVWMFAVILLAISAVVFAAAYFNYKKEQPPALKENTVITPHTSSLPPAEQPKPLSKLSNLGNLNRLNKEAALKSIFKQWGISYQSGKKASACVQAQAYGLRCLNTVSSFESLRRLNKPALLKLFDRQGREFYAALTAIKAQTAVLALGTETKNVSVKDIEAHWLGEYTLLWRPPQDYQRDIYPGSSSTVILWLENQLSAINGKPAQSSKNFLYDGELVKQVKKFQLANGLVPDGILGAETLIYLDKATGADVPALEYKNAGGA; translated from the coding sequence ATGTATAAAGAATATTTTGGTCTTGCGGAAATGCCGTTTTCCATTGCCCCTGACCCGCGCTATATCTACATGAGCGCTCAGCACAGGGAGGCCTTGGCGCATCTCGTGTATGGATTTAACGGGGACGGCGGCTTTGTATTATTAACTGGAGAAATAGGCACCGGCAAGACAACCATCTGCCGCTGCCTCCTTGAACAGATTCCCAAAAACTCCGCTATTGCCTTCATTGTTAATCCTAAATTAACTGCCGTGGAACTGCTGGCAACGGTTTGTGACGAGTTTGGAATTAAATATCCCGAGGGCAATACCAGTGTCAAGGTGTTTACAGACCTTATTAATACATTTTTGCTTGACGCTCATGCAAGGGTGCATAAGGCCCTGCTTATTATTGATGAAGCCCAGAATCTCAGTACTGATGTGCTGGAGCAGTTACGGCTGCTGACTAATCTGGAGACCAATAAATTCAAGCTGCTTCAGATTATCCTCCTTGGACAGCCTGAACTAAGGGATAAGCTGTCAAGGCCTGAACTTCAGCAGCTTGCGCAGCGGATAATTGCGCGGTATCATCTCGGTCCCCTGTCAAAGAAGGACATAGCCGCATATGTTGCACACCGCTTATCAGTTGCAGGGGTACGCAGGGAGATATTTTCTTTCCGGATCATGCACAGCATATACAGGCTGAGCAGGGGAGTCCCGCGTTTGATTAATGTATTATGCGACAGGGCGCTGTTAGGGACATATGTTCAGGGGAAAAATGATGTTGACAAGCCGACGATTAAGACAGCGGCACGGGAAGTTTTCGGCGAAGCTGAATATAAAGGTTATCGTAAAAAGATATCCGTATGGATGTTTGCTGTAATACTGCTTGCAATTTCTGCGGTCGTGTTTGCGGCAGCCTATTTTAATTACAAGAAAGAACAACCGCCGGCCCTGAAGGAAAATACAGTAATTACACCTCATACTTCTTCATTACCGCCTGCAGAACAGCCGAAGCCCTTAAGTAAGCTGAGCAATTTGGGTAATCTGAACAGGCTGAACAAAGAGGCTGCATTAAAATCAATTTTTAAACAATGGGGCATTTCATATCAGTCAGGAAAGAAAGCTTCTGCATGTGTACAGGCGCAGGCGTATGGTCTGCGGTGTTTAAATACAGTGAGCAGTTTTGAGAGTCTGCGTCGCCTTAACAAACCAGCTTTATTAAAGCTGTTTGACAGGCAAGGCAGGGAGTTTTATGCGGCATTGACAGCTATCAAGGCTCAGACGGCTGTACTCGCGCTTGGGACGGAGACTAAAAATGTATCTGTAAAAGATATTGAGGCGCACTGGTTAGGCGAATACACTTTGTTATGGCGCCCCCCTCAGGATTATCAGCGAGACATATACCCGGGCAGCAGCAGCACTGTGATACTATGGCTTGAAAATCAGCTGTCGGCAATAAACGGAAAGCCTGCTCAATCCAGTAAGAATTTTTTGTATGACGGAGAGCTTGTTAAGCAGGTCAAAAAATTTCAACTTGCAAACGGATTGGTCCCTGACGGGATTTTAGGCGCAGAGACATTGATTTATCTTGACAAGGCAACCGGTGCAGATGTCCCCGCACTTGAGTATAAAAACGCCGGAGGCGCATAA